The following are from one region of the Rosistilla carotiformis genome:
- the aqpZ gene encoding aquaporin Z, whose protein sequence is MAGIGTRSAAEFFGTFWLVFGGCGSAVLAAKVITPEADTPINIGIGLVGVSLAFGLTVLTMAYTIGHISGCHLNPAVTVGLTVGGRSKVSDLVPYVIAQVLGAIAGAGTLYMIASGKEGFAVNNADAGAFATNGFGAISPGGYSMLACLVAEIVLTAFFLLIIMGATDKRAPAGFAPIAIGLGLTLIHLIGIPVTNLSVNPARSTGPALFVGGMPLTQLWFFWLAPIAGGVLGALVYQCIGKAEPESA, encoded by the coding sequence ATGGCAGGAATTGGTACTCGTTCGGCTGCGGAGTTCTTCGGAACGTTTTGGTTGGTGTTCGGCGGATGCGGAAGTGCGGTTCTGGCCGCCAAAGTCATCACGCCCGAAGCGGACACGCCGATCAACATCGGGATCGGTCTGGTTGGTGTCTCGTTGGCCTTCGGGTTGACCGTCTTGACGATGGCCTACACGATCGGTCACATCTCGGGTTGTCACCTGAACCCCGCAGTGACCGTGGGGTTAACGGTTGGGGGGCGGTCGAAGGTTTCCGATCTCGTGCCCTATGTGATCGCTCAGGTTCTCGGCGCGATCGCTGGAGCGGGAACGCTGTACATGATCGCCTCGGGCAAAGAAGGCTTCGCGGTCAACAACGCCGACGCGGGCGCCTTTGCGACCAATGGATTTGGGGCAATCTCGCCCGGCGGGTATTCGATGCTCGCCTGCTTGGTTGCCGAGATCGTGCTGACCGCATTCTTCTTGCTGATCATCATGGGAGCAACCGACAAGCGCGCCCCAGCTGGCTTTGCCCCAATCGCGATCGGCCTGGGCCTGACCCTGATCCATCTGATTGGTATTCCCGTCACCAATCTGTCGGTCAATCCCGCTCGCAGCACCGGTCCGGCGCTGTTTGTTGGCGGCATGCCGTTGACCCAATTGTGGTTTTTCTGGCTGGCACCGATCGCCGGCGGCGTGCTCGGCGCACTGGTCTATCAATGTATCGGTAAAGCAGAACCCGAATCGGCGTAA
- a CDS encoding CHAT domain-containing protein, with protein sequence MTTNGRRWIPALCCALVMWMLAPAMAQNAARTYPSQQYYVGLAMLREGALPDAVELFEEAVRAGRTDPTGKWIDSIPAYAMLGECNYQLGNLPAAHQNFDAAIGLMLRHGRWLESVQWPPSLAGVKANIGVGSWAVSGRRSTLANIPDTMQIMTGSQDVLGQIQRGGTLQTAQLMKVDVAEIVRALAWAVYRRSQVLGGLSIDDPLNEELLTSLARTKLPPGPGQAWVDLVRAIALIADNQPQQAVGLVDRAVMLPGNYDHPLTSIGLLVGANLLMISGQPQATTQYIEAAISGATYGQYEIAAEAMRIAVGPLASQGSGVLTARANAAALQLGRKSRLMAATCYLVGAESAANSGQPQDAQRSLADARSILARRNTVLPRLEAYANYCVALTAFQTGDTKAAAVALDKVMAFALNGATPTCPHTYQLAIVQSAMSGGGIGGRTADDLLTALAQGPSLGQWYLDPVNALSATRPNQAVDQLRFSGLIQRQKFEEALQVADEVLGNRFRSQLPLSGRMLDVRWLVAGPEDQLSTAALAVRAKPPAMLKSIAGVASVMADAQTALAALPFEAADPPQAAQLQANWTDLATAADRVETLVGQAAIQRMNVPRVFPPAIGDKSMWPQLSAGNAVLTFCPAGADLIGLLYSNGKVTAWQVERPASVLPQISQWIKALGVIRRRGGAAQLSQPDQWQPIAQALRRQLFPGLDTKTLASIQRMVIVPYGPLWYLPFELLPVGEAAGSTLGDVISISYAPTPGLALHPPALSTNKISTGAIVGRFLAPADVELNDQLSQDLVDAVPETQRLPGQAKLPGALLAPRFGRVWVAAPVKPQAKAPLLVSPFAYDQGKPGGDLSSWLRFPWGGPGELLLPGFQSNISTAGGAPDGDDLFLMACGLQAAGAKQVLLSRWAVGGRSTAALLREYLGEVEFSSPLDSWKRSMVLLRNQELDPSGEPLLNDGDAKAGPASGANPLFWSGYLFIGADIERLP encoded by the coding sequence ATGACGACGAACGGACGACGCTGGATTCCTGCACTGTGTTGTGCCCTGGTGATGTGGATGCTGGCCCCTGCGATGGCGCAAAACGCGGCACGGACCTACCCATCGCAACAGTATTACGTCGGCTTGGCGATGCTTCGTGAAGGGGCGTTGCCCGACGCTGTCGAATTGTTCGAGGAAGCCGTTCGCGCCGGCCGTACCGATCCTACGGGCAAATGGATCGATTCGATTCCCGCTTACGCGATGTTAGGGGAATGCAATTACCAACTGGGAAATCTTCCCGCCGCACACCAAAACTTTGATGCCGCAATCGGTTTGATGTTACGCCATGGCCGTTGGCTTGAATCGGTGCAATGGCCGCCGTCGTTGGCGGGGGTGAAAGCGAACATCGGCGTCGGATCGTGGGCCGTCAGCGGAAGACGCAGCACGCTTGCCAACATTCCCGACACCATGCAGATCATGACTGGAAGCCAGGATGTGTTGGGGCAGATCCAACGTGGCGGAACGCTCCAGACGGCGCAGTTAATGAAAGTGGATGTGGCCGAGATCGTCCGCGCGTTGGCTTGGGCCGTCTATCGTCGCAGCCAAGTTCTCGGCGGGCTTTCGATCGATGATCCGCTGAACGAGGAATTGCTGACATCGTTGGCTCGCACCAAATTGCCACCGGGTCCAGGGCAAGCGTGGGTCGATCTCGTGCGGGCGATCGCGCTGATCGCCGACAACCAACCGCAACAGGCCGTCGGGCTGGTCGATCGCGCTGTCATGTTACCGGGCAATTATGATCATCCACTGACGTCGATCGGGCTGTTGGTGGGGGCGAATTTGTTGATGATTTCAGGCCAGCCGCAAGCGACGACTCAGTACATCGAAGCCGCTATTTCGGGAGCCACGTACGGACAATATGAGATCGCCGCCGAAGCGATGCGAATCGCAGTGGGTCCACTAGCCAGCCAAGGCTCGGGCGTTTTGACGGCGCGGGCCAATGCGGCGGCCCTGCAATTAGGACGCAAGTCGCGGCTGATGGCGGCAACCTGTTACTTGGTGGGGGCTGAATCGGCGGCAAATTCGGGGCAGCCGCAAGACGCGCAGCGGAGCCTGGCCGATGCGAGATCGATCCTTGCGCGTCGCAACACGGTTTTGCCACGGTTGGAAGCCTACGCCAACTATTGCGTCGCCCTGACAGCGTTTCAAACCGGTGACACCAAAGCCGCTGCGGTCGCGCTCGATAAAGTGATGGCTTTTGCCTTGAACGGTGCGACGCCAACGTGCCCCCACACCTATCAGCTGGCGATCGTGCAATCCGCCATGTCCGGCGGAGGGATTGGCGGTCGTACGGCCGACGATCTGTTGACCGCGTTGGCCCAGGGGCCATCGCTGGGGCAATGGTATCTCGACCCCGTCAATGCGCTTTCGGCGACGCGTCCCAATCAGGCGGTCGACCAATTGCGATTTTCTGGTTTGATTCAACGTCAAAAATTTGAAGAAGCATTGCAGGTGGCCGACGAGGTGTTGGGGAACCGCTTTCGCAGCCAATTGCCGTTGTCGGGGCGGATGTTGGACGTGCGTTGGTTGGTTGCCGGCCCCGAGGACCAATTGTCTACCGCGGCACTCGCGGTGCGCGCGAAGCCACCGGCTATGCTCAAGTCGATTGCGGGTGTGGCGTCGGTGATGGCCGATGCGCAAACGGCGCTTGCGGCGCTTCCCTTTGAAGCCGCCGACCCGCCCCAAGCGGCTCAGCTGCAAGCGAATTGGACCGATCTCGCCACCGCAGCGGATCGGGTGGAAACGCTGGTGGGACAAGCGGCGATCCAACGGATGAACGTTCCGCGGGTGTTCCCGCCGGCAATCGGTGACAAAAGCATGTGGCCCCAATTGTCCGCAGGCAATGCGGTGTTGACGTTCTGCCCGGCCGGTGCGGACCTGATCGGTTTGCTTTACAGCAATGGCAAGGTAACGGCTTGGCAAGTCGAACGTCCGGCAAGCGTGCTGCCCCAGATCTCTCAGTGGATCAAAGCCTTGGGGGTTATCCGACGTCGCGGTGGCGCGGCGCAACTTTCCCAGCCCGACCAATGGCAACCGATCGCACAAGCGCTGCGTCGCCAGCTCTTCCCCGGCCTCGATACCAAGACCTTGGCCTCCATTCAACGGATGGTGATCGTGCCCTACGGACCGCTTTGGTACCTTCCATTCGAATTGCTTCCGGTGGGCGAGGCGGCAGGATCGACGCTTGGCGATGTGATCTCGATCAGCTATGCGCCAACGCCTGGCCTGGCTCTCCATCCCCCGGCGCTTTCGACGAACAAGATATCGACCGGAGCGATTGTCGGTAGGTTCCTGGCCCCTGCCGATGTCGAACTCAACGATCAACTTTCCCAAGATTTGGTCGACGCGGTTCCCGAGACCCAACGCTTGCCGGGACAGGCAAAACTGCCGGGGGCGTTGCTTGCGCCACGATTTGGGCGGGTTTGGGTCGCGGCGCCGGTGAAGCCTCAGGCCAAGGCCCCGCTGCTGGTAAGTCCGTTTGCGTACGATCAAGGAAAGCCCGGCGGCGATCTTAGCAGCTGGCTGCGATTCCCTTGGGGCGGTCCAGGAGAGCTGTTGCTTCCGGGTTTTCAATCCAATATCAGCACCGCAGGAGGTGCGCCCGATGGAGACGATCTGTTTTTGATGGCCTGTGGGTTACAGGCTGCGGGAGCAAAGCAGGTGCTTCTGTCGCGCTGGGCCGTTGGCGGTCGCAGCACGGCGGCACTGTTGCGGGAGTATCTTGGCGAGGTGGAATTTTCGAGTCCGTTGGATAGCTGGAAGCGCAGCATGGTCCTGCTGCGGAACCAGGAACTCGACCCCAGTGGCGAACCCTTGTTGAACGATGGCGACGCCAAAGCGGGCCCCGCCAGCGGAGCGAATCCGCTGTTCTGGTCAGGCTATCTTTTCATCGGGGCCGATATCGAACGTCTGCCCTGA
- a CDS encoding AAA family ATPase encodes MNAEADKGFVEIDGVRLKLSAPHQATSQWIGQGEILTQLLACWLTVDPTDLPLTPRLVGPPGVGKTQLAIAGAQHRELPIYIYQCTADTRPEDLLVTPVLAQNGHISYHASPLVTAMLCGGVCILDEGNRMNEKSWASLAPLFDQRRYVESIVAGITISANENFRAAVTMNQDESTFEIPDYILSRLQPTLEVGFPDPQDEMAILQYHLPFAEAEMLALTVDFLQRSHQLKLDFSPRDGINMLRYALKRLSQDRAHPLSRDQAWHEALQNCLGPDALDLESLAERKQRTLGGNSVPMGLADFFFDPNDPLHPDRDDEDEVDEEDLGM; translated from the coding sequence ATGAATGCTGAAGCCGACAAAGGCTTTGTCGAAATTGACGGAGTACGCCTGAAGCTGTCCGCGCCACACCAGGCGACCAGCCAATGGATCGGACAAGGCGAAATCCTGACGCAATTATTGGCATGTTGGTTGACGGTCGATCCAACCGACCTACCGCTGACCCCACGACTCGTGGGACCTCCCGGTGTCGGAAAGACCCAGTTGGCGATCGCCGGTGCCCAGCATCGCGAACTGCCGATCTATATCTATCAATGCACCGCCGATACGCGCCCCGAGGATCTGCTGGTCACGCCCGTGCTCGCCCAGAACGGACACATCTCCTACCACGCTTCGCCGTTGGTAACCGCGATGTTGTGCGGGGGCGTTTGCATTTTAGACGAAGGCAACCGGATGAACGAAAAGTCCTGGGCTAGCCTGGCGCCGCTGTTCGACCAACGCCGCTACGTCGAATCGATCGTGGCGGGGATTACGATCAGTGCAAATGAGAATTTTCGTGCTGCGGTCACGATGAACCAAGACGAATCGACCTTCGAGATTCCCGATTACATCCTCAGCCGATTGCAGCCAACCCTTGAGGTGGGCTTTCCCGATCCACAAGACGAGATGGCGATCCTGCAATATCATCTGCCGTTTGCCGAAGCGGAGATGCTCGCCCTGACTGTCGACTTCTTACAGCGCTCGCATCAGCTGAAACTCGATTTCTCGCCTCGCGATGGTATCAATATGTTGCGCTACGCGCTGAAGCGACTCTCCCAAGATCGCGCCCATCCCCTCAGTCGCGATCAAGCTTGGCACGAAGCGCTGCAAAATTGCTTAGGTCCCGACGCACTCGACCTCGAATCGTTGGCCGAACGCAAACAGCGTACACTCGGTGGCAATTCGGTTCCGATGGGGTTGGCCGACTTCTTTTTTGATCCCAATGATCCGTTGCACCCGGATCGCGACGATGAAGACGAAGTCGACGAAGAAGACTTGGGTATGTAA
- a CDS encoding thioredoxin family protein: MVRTASTMLPLGTPAPSFSLPDTEGKLVSTSDFANSRALLVIFLCNHCPYVKHVAPELARLTAEYAAKGVATVGISSNDVENYPDDSPEKMIEEKAAQGYAFPYLYDADQSVAKAYRAACTPDFFVFDGQQKLAYRGQLDDSRPKSDIPLSGSDLRDALDAVLSSAAAPEPQKPSIGCNIKWKAGNEPDYFNSSGII; the protein is encoded by the coding sequence ATGGTCCGCACCGCAAGCACGATGTTGCCGCTGGGCACTCCGGCACCTTCGTTTTCGCTGCCCGATACCGAAGGCAAGCTGGTTTCGACTAGCGACTTTGCCAACTCCCGAGCGCTGTTGGTGATTTTTTTGTGCAACCACTGTCCGTATGTAAAACACGTCGCGCCCGAACTGGCTCGTTTGACGGCTGAATACGCCGCCAAAGGCGTTGCGACGGTCGGAATCAGCAGCAACGACGTCGAAAATTACCCCGACGATTCGCCCGAGAAAATGATCGAGGAAAAGGCGGCCCAAGGCTATGCCTTCCCATACCTCTACGATGCCGACCAGTCGGTGGCCAAGGCGTACCGCGCCGCCTGCACTCCCGATTTTTTCGTGTTCGATGGGCAACAGAAATTGGCTTACCGCGGCCAACTGGATGACAGTCGCCCCAAAAGCGATATCCCGCTGTCGGGCAGCGACCTTCGCGATGCGCTGGACGCGGTTCTGTCGAGCGCCGCGGCTCCGGAGCCGCAGAAACCGAGTATCGGTTGCAATATCAAGTGGAAGGCTGGAAACGAGCCTGATTATTTTAATTCGTCTGGCATCATCTGA
- a CDS encoding Ig-like domain-containing protein, with product MRRRSVKNRNQLRRRLIQCESLEDRRLLAPVIVSELEPNNFVREAQVLTLGTATGRTPEVTVTGTFDGGSADYYKFDLSAGDVFSTRVTVGGTNTSFNDIDISLGKVNANGTSSTEMRGNNSTGDLYLGGQRLVPASSPVLTGGDVYFNYVIPSSGTYSFRVGTGNSGANPNITPVGSYQLEFQTLRSPLEAEPIGTHQILFLDFDGGFVDLNDIDETQFGSVRLPSLAESLYDLGFEVTNEDRLIDVIVAEMEENFGDVATFGTNGDYDATGVPGQYKLQILNSRDHEDPWGLPNVSRLMMTGAGADLNIVGAFGIAPSLDVGNFDTEETAFIFAEEFFGLTNVGDVFAVPHSISVSTVDMLGKAIGLTATHEAGHFFGLRHTNNANASDQMIDTGGDLPGRLGVGPDGIFGTVDDLDTDFGTDTYDTGELDTLGIQDSINTLAYSLATGTAGGSISGFVFNDANGDGRSTSDIGLAGVTVFGDLDSDGVLDPGEPRAVTGTSGTYSLGAVAGTFPIIAQVPSNYSATTATSVVVTTVNGTATGPNFGFKQVLADITGVKWNDTNGNGVRDAGEPGIGGVYIYIDTDGDDRIDLFEPQAITAADGTYSLQFPGPGTYTVREVVEPGFRQIFPASGEHIVTYDGTQLIPNTNLNFGNQAARDFGDLPAPYSTLLASNGASHGFSSTLGLGSLTDIEADGIPSTDADGDDNNGSDDEDGIVIVSPLAPGATADFSITARNIGQTAYLQGWIDFNGDGVFSASEKVFSNRTLFNGAQTLTTEIAVPAGTTDGPKYARFRYGPELNLGTTGFSTAGEVEDYVFTVQATTSLAQPDRYDDLTNPVFADFTIPRNSLNANLRVLENDSKFDSSIRVVSVDPLAGTTGTLNIGSGGQSVIYTPRSGFTGEDTFEYTVITDSGLQATTTVTVNIVLLNNAPIAVDDLYQVPLNASAATTLAVLANDSPSNLGGLQIVDVGPTNFGGTVNFASQTLSYLPAPGFSGTEQFTYTVRDSSGFSDTATVTVQINPNSLANQVEYSVRTLDANGNPTSSINVGDTFKVQVWVDDIRASASILEQGLGAAYIDLLYSNIVTTVAPTAPGNTSSFDITYGPLFQQLKTGNALTPNMIDEVGASQASIGNQQFHSGPAELFTLTMRAIGAGTAVFQTDPADEAITNDVVFLNDPGQEVPVNRQLFGKQTLNIIPAGLPIPTAVDDSYRVSQGAIEFPMLVLGNDIQGAAGASSIAAIGTPANGSARVSGNTILYTPRTAFTGVDQFTYTILSPDGFRSTATITVFVGTDAQLNANDTVDLPFTLFDASGNAILDAAGNQIRTVRVGDTLTLQVNVDDLRTGVTLDTGVFSAYQDILYSASTLAVSPRSTTQTSALDFNIEFGEFYTNVQRGTAGTVGIINEVGATQFTNTDGSGAPLGSQLRDLMAIQFVATATGIATFVGDPADISPAQDTLLFEADPKVVPIDQIRYDRKSITISAATTTIGPEYQNPVNRYDVNNDGTVSPIDALSVINQLNLNGSSQLMAEGESANANRRFVDVNGDQFVSPIDALMVINALNNQAGLFASGEAPSIAASVTAESEAPANDQVFAELAVEKTSQFDSTTSSDAASLGWLASTDSDDEEDAIDQFVDDITQEWGL from the coding sequence CTCCTGTTTTGACTGGCGGTGACGTTTACTTCAACTACGTGATTCCATCGTCGGGAACCTACAGTTTCCGCGTCGGCACCGGTAACTCCGGCGCCAACCCGAATATCACTCCGGTTGGTTCTTATCAACTGGAATTCCAAACGCTGCGTTCGCCGTTGGAAGCCGAACCGATCGGCACGCACCAGATCCTGTTCCTCGATTTCGATGGCGGCTTTGTCGACCTGAACGATATCGACGAAACCCAGTTCGGTTCGGTTCGCCTGCCCTCGCTGGCCGAATCGCTCTATGATCTCGGTTTCGAAGTGACCAACGAAGACCGCTTGATCGATGTGATCGTTGCGGAGATGGAAGAGAACTTCGGCGACGTGGCGACGTTTGGTACCAACGGCGATTACGATGCGACCGGAGTCCCAGGCCAATACAAGCTGCAAATTTTAAACAGCCGCGACCACGAAGACCCTTGGGGCTTGCCGAACGTCAGTCGCTTGATGATGACCGGAGCCGGTGCCGACCTGAACATCGTCGGAGCTTTTGGTATCGCACCGAGCTTGGACGTCGGAAACTTTGATACCGAAGAGACGGCGTTTATCTTTGCTGAAGAGTTCTTTGGCTTGACGAATGTCGGCGACGTCTTTGCCGTCCCCCATTCGATCAGCGTTTCGACCGTCGACATGCTTGGAAAAGCGATCGGCCTTACCGCTACCCACGAAGCAGGGCACTTCTTCGGTCTCCGCCATACCAACAACGCTAACGCCAGCGATCAGATGATCGATACCGGGGGAGACCTTCCGGGGCGTCTTGGCGTCGGTCCCGACGGCATCTTTGGAACCGTAGACGATCTCGACACCGATTTCGGCACCGATACCTATGACACGGGTGAACTCGATACGCTCGGCATCCAAGATTCGATCAACACGCTAGCCTACAGTTTGGCAACCGGCACCGCGGGCGGATCGATCAGCGGGTTTGTCTTCAACGACGCCAATGGTGACGGCCGCAGCACTTCAGATATCGGGTTGGCGGGAGTCACGGTCTTTGGCGATCTCGATAGTGACGGCGTTCTCGATCCAGGTGAACCCCGTGCGGTCACCGGCACCAGCGGCACTTATTCGCTGGGTGCAGTCGCAGGTACGTTCCCGATCATCGCTCAAGTTCCCAGTAATTACTCCGCCACCACGGCAACTTCCGTGGTCGTGACCACGGTGAACGGAACTGCCACGGGTCCCAATTTTGGATTTAAACAGGTTCTTGCGGACATCACGGGCGTCAAGTGGAATGACACCAACGGCAACGGTGTTCGAGATGCTGGAGAGCCGGGTATTGGGGGTGTCTACATTTATATCGACACCGATGGCGACGATCGAATCGACCTGTTTGAGCCTCAGGCCATCACAGCCGCCGACGGTACCTACAGCCTTCAGTTCCCTGGCCCAGGCACCTATACCGTTCGCGAAGTGGTCGAACCTGGCTTCCGCCAAATCTTCCCTGCCTCCGGGGAACATATTGTCACGTACGACGGCACCCAACTGATTCCGAATACGAACCTGAACTTCGGAAATCAAGCCGCTCGTGATTTTGGTGATCTTCCCGCTCCGTATTCAACGTTGTTGGCCTCCAACGGTGCGAGCCACGGATTCAGCAGCACCCTTGGCTTGGGATCGTTGACCGACATCGAAGCGGACGGCATCCCGTCGACCGATGCCGATGGCGACGACAACAATGGTAGCGATGACGAAGACGGCATCGTGATCGTTTCGCCACTTGCTCCCGGTGCGACCGCGGACTTTTCCATCACCGCCCGCAACATCGGTCAAACGGCTTATTTGCAAGGCTGGATCGACTTCAACGGCGATGGCGTGTTCAGTGCCAGCGAGAAGGTCTTCAGCAATCGCACCTTGTTTAACGGTGCACAGACCTTAACCACCGAAATCGCGGTCCCCGCCGGGACGACCGACGGCCCTAAATATGCCCGCTTCCGCTACGGACCCGAATTGAACCTTGGAACCACTGGTTTCTCAACAGCGGGCGAAGTCGAAGATTACGTTTTCACGGTCCAAGCCACGACCTCCTTGGCTCAGCCGGACCGCTATGACGACCTGACGAATCCGGTCTTTGCAGATTTCACGATCCCGCGGAATTCGTTGAACGCGAATCTTCGGGTACTGGAGAACGATTCGAAGTTCGACAGTTCAATTCGCGTGGTCAGTGTCGACCCGCTTGCCGGAACCACCGGGACGTTGAACATCGGCAGTGGTGGGCAATCGGTAATTTACACCCCACGCAGCGGTTTCACTGGCGAAGACACTTTTGAATACACCGTCATTACCGATTCGGGGCTGCAAGCCACGACGACCGTGACAGTGAATATTGTCTTGCTGAACAACGCTCCCATCGCGGTCGACGACCTTTATCAAGTGCCTTTGAACGCAAGTGCGGCGACGACCCTGGCAGTGCTGGCCAACGATTCACCCAGCAACCTAGGCGGCTTGCAAATCGTTGACGTGGGACCCACAAACTTTGGCGGCACCGTTAATTTCGCGTCGCAAACATTGTCGTATCTCCCCGCTCCAGGGTTCTCGGGTACTGAACAGTTCACCTATACCGTTCGCGATAGCTCGGGCTTCTCGGATACGGCGACCGTGACGGTTCAGATCAATCCGAATTCGCTGGCCAATCAAGTCGAATACAGCGTCCGAACGCTGGACGCTAACGGCAACCCCACCAGTTCGATCAACGTCGGCGATACCTTTAAGGTCCAAGTTTGGGTCGACGATATTCGCGCCTCGGCGTCCATCTTGGAACAAGGTTTGGGGGCGGCCTACATCGATTTGTTGTATAGCAATATCGTAACGACGGTCGCACCAACGGCTCCCGGCAATACCTCTTCGTTTGACATCACCTATGGGCCCCTGTTTCAACAGCTGAAAACCGGCAACGCACTGACGCCCAACATGATCGACGAAGTCGGGGCGTCGCAGGCTTCGATTGGGAATCAGCAATTCCATTCGGGCCCGGCGGAATTGTTCACGCTGACGATGCGAGCGATCGGGGCGGGAACCGCGGTCTTCCAAACCGACCCTGCCGATGAAGCGATCACCAACGACGTGGTCTTCCTGAACGATCCAGGTCAGGAAGTCCCCGTCAACCGTCAACTGTTTGGCAAGCAAACGCTGAACATCATCCCCGCCGGGCTTCCGATCCCGACAGCGGTGGACGATTCCTATCGCGTGAGCCAGGGAGCGATTGAGTTCCCGATGCTTGTGCTAGGCAACGACATCCAAGGCGCCGCCGGGGCGTCGTCGATCGCCGCCATCGGTACTCCCGCCAACGGTAGTGCTCGCGTTTCGGGAAATACGATCCTGTACACGCCGCGAACCGCGTTCACGGGCGTCGATCAATTTACCTACACGATCCTTTCGCCCGATGGATTCCGCAGCACAGCGACGATCACCGTGTTTGTCGGCACCGACGCGCAATTGAATGCCAACGACACCGTCGATTTGCCATTTACACTATTCGACGCCTCGGGAAATGCAATCCTCGATGCGGCGGGCAACCAAATCCGAACCGTTCGCGTTGGTGATACCTTGACGCTGCAAGTCAATGTCGATGACCTACGCACCGGTGTTACACTCGACACCGGTGTCTTCTCGGCCTACCAGGACATCCTGTACAGCGCAAGTACGTTGGCCGTATCACCACGCTCGACGACGCAAACCAGTGCGTTGGATTTCAACATTGAATTCGGAGAGTTCTACACCAACGTGCAAAGAGGCACGGCGGGGACCGTTGGCATCATCAACGAGGTCGGTGCGACACAATTCACCAACACCGATGGCTCGGGAGCCCCGTTGGGTTCGCAACTACGCGATTTGATGGCGATCCAATTTGTTGCGACGGCAACGGGTATCGCAACCTTTGTCGGTGACCCCGCGGACATCTCGCCAGCTCAAGACACGTTGCTGTTCGAAGCGGATCCAAAGGTCGTGCCGATCGACCAGATCCGATACGACCGTAAATCGATCACGATCTCTGCGGCGACGACAACCATCGGCCCGGAATACCAAAACCCGGTCAATCGATATGACGTCAACAACGACGGGACCGTTTCGCCGATCGATGCGTTGAGCGTGATCAATCAATTGAATCTCAACGGCTCCAGCCAGCTGATGGCCGAAGGCGAATCGGCGAACGCCAACCGACGGTTTGTGGATGTTAACGGCGATCAATTTGTATCTCCCATCGATGCTCTGATGGTGATCAACGCCTTGAACAACCAAGCTGGATTGTTTGCCAGTGGCGAAGCACCAAGCATCGCCGCCAGCGTTACCGCTGAATCGGAGGCTCCTGCCAACGATCAAGTGTTCGCCGAATTGGCCGTTGAAAAAACGTCGCAGTTCGATTCCACGACGTCTTCAGACGCTGCATCGTTAGGCTGGTTGGCATCGACTGACAGCGACGACGAAGAGGATGCGATCGATCAATTCGTCGACGACATCACTCAGGAATGGGGCCTCTAA
- a CDS encoding deoxyribonuclease IV: MPKAPSLRLGAHMSIAGGLEKAVQRARDATCDVVQIFTKNNNQWAAKPLTDAMVQAWRSALTEYAIGAPIAHASYLINLASPNPELFRKSIEALIVEWQRAEQLQLEGLVVHPGAFTDSSEEEGLAKIVEAVREIIDRVQPQHCRLLLENTAGQGSCLGHAIVHLGTMFRGVGNTENLGVCFDTCHAFAAGYDLTTDAGYAAMQSEINSELPSDAIRAVHINDSKKGCGSRVDRHDHIGQGMITLDGFRRVLSDPIFNVCPMYLETPKGVDTETGEDCDTNNLNTLRSLLG, translated from the coding sequence ATGCCAAAAGCACCTTCGTTGCGTCTGGGCGCTCACATGTCGATCGCCGGTGGGCTGGAAAAGGCGGTCCAACGGGCGCGCGATGCAACCTGCGACGTCGTCCAGATATTCACCAAAAACAACAACCAATGGGCCGCCAAACCGCTGACCGATGCGATGGTGCAGGCTTGGCGGTCGGCATTAACCGAATACGCGATCGGGGCGCCGATCGCGCACGCCTCGTATTTGATTAACCTCGCCTCGCCGAATCCCGAATTATTTCGGAAGTCGATTGAGGCGCTGATTGTCGAATGGCAGCGGGCCGAACAATTGCAACTGGAAGGATTGGTCGTTCACCCTGGCGCGTTTACCGACAGCAGCGAAGAAGAGGGCTTGGCGAAGATTGTCGAAGCGGTTCGTGAAATCATCGACCGCGTGCAACCACAGCATTGCCGCTTGTTGCTCGAGAACACCGCAGGGCAAGGTTCGTGCCTGGGGCACGCAATCGTGCACTTGGGAACAATGTTTCGCGGGGTCGGTAACACCGAAAACCTTGGTGTATGTTTTGACACCTGCCACGCATTCGCGGCCGGGTATGACCTGACGACCGACGCCGGGTATGCGGCAATGCAGTCGGAGATCAACAGTGAGTTGCCTTCCGATGCGATCCGCGCAGTGCATATCAACGATAGCAAGAAGGGGTGTGGGTCGCGGGTCGATCGGCATGACCATATCGGTCAGGGGATGATCACGTTGGATGGTTTCCGTCGCGTGCTCAGCGATCCGATCTTCAACGTTTGCCCGATGTATCTCGAGACTCCCAAGGGAGTCGATACCGAGACAGGCGAGGACTGCGACACTAACAACCTCAACACCCTGCGCAGTCTTTTGGGGTGA